A DNA window from Luteolibacter luteus contains the following coding sequences:
- a CDS encoding dihydrodipicolinate synthase family protein codes for MSIEWKGVMPATLTQFNADLTIDHGLMAEHGKWLIENGCSAIVVHGSLGEGATLSFEEKVGLQKMYVDALPGTPIIPGIAALSTKEAVDLAKAAKDNGCRGLMVLPPYLYASDWREMKTHMSAVISATDLPCIIYNNPVAYKTDFTPKHIKELADEHANVESVKESSTDARRIAGIREVCGDRLVLGVGVDDCALEGAAMGAKFWITGVGGAFPKHNVKLWDLGTSGKIEEAMPIYTWMLDMLRMDTVVKFVQLIKLQQNLATGGKFGNNRVRPPRLELEGKELADATAVIEKALATAPAV; via the coding sequence ATGAGCATCGAATGGAAGGGCGTCATGCCCGCCACCCTCACGCAGTTCAACGCCGACCTGACCATCGACCATGGCCTCATGGCGGAACACGGGAAGTGGCTGATCGAAAACGGCTGCAGCGCGATCGTGGTGCATGGTTCGCTTGGTGAAGGTGCCACGCTTTCCTTCGAGGAGAAGGTGGGCCTGCAGAAGATGTATGTGGATGCCTTGCCCGGCACCCCGATCATCCCGGGCATCGCCGCGCTTTCCACGAAGGAAGCGGTGGATCTCGCCAAGGCCGCCAAGGACAACGGCTGTCGTGGCCTGATGGTGCTGCCTCCTTATCTCTACGCCTCCGATTGGCGTGAGATGAAGACGCACATGTCCGCCGTCATTTCCGCGACGGACCTGCCCTGCATCATCTACAACAACCCGGTAGCGTATAAGACCGATTTCACGCCGAAGCACATCAAGGAGCTGGCTGATGAACACGCGAACGTAGAGTCCGTGAAGGAGTCCTCCACGGACGCGCGCCGCATCGCCGGGATCCGCGAAGTCTGCGGAGACCGTCTGGTTCTGGGCGTCGGCGTGGATGACTGCGCCCTGGAGGGTGCCGCCATGGGTGCCAAGTTCTGGATCACCGGCGTGGGTGGTGCCTTCCCGAAGCACAACGTGAAGCTCTGGGACCTCGGTACCAGCGGCAAGATCGAGGAAGCCATGCCGATCTACACCTGGATGCTCGACATGCTGCGCATGGATACGGTCGTGAAGTTCGTCCAGCTCATCAAGCTCCAGCAAAACCTCGCGACCGGCGGCAAGTTCGGCAACAACCGCGTCCGTCCGCCGCGCCTCGAGCTCGAGGGCAAGGAACTTGCCGACGCCACCGCCGTCATCGAAAAGGCGCTGGCCACCGCCCCGGCGGTCTGA
- a CDS encoding cation:proton antiporter: MLAFSLLAAGAADVSPLFGVLSMVLLLAVLMSLLLAKLKQNFLIGYLICGIIIANTSLLGSFGTHNTEMDGVIAHLAEMGVILLMFTLGVEFSLGEFKHLWRVSLIGGGIQVGTISAIGGAIAWFCGIRPPAEVVVLAVSVALSSTAVAMKSFQDMGQPNNPSARTALAIALFDDIVVILFLLILPGLYGKGEGSVAAEIAIAVGKGILFLGGTLLLGRYGITPLLHAVARTRSGELFTLSVVALCSGVAVLGALLGLSPALGAFAAGLVVSESIYRHRIMADIMPFKDLFLAIFFVSVGLQINLGAMMSDWVRILGFSILILLVKGTIAFSVARLFKLPLRPALLTGAALSSSGEFSLVLLGKAADYRPADPYVQQLLLCCAALTMAVVPLLMRGSGRFGHVLEKAGFFTAKKKPVAENLTPTHVIKEISDHAVICGYGPVGKALNEALKRSGVDTLIMELNSDTVRALKAAGQPVLFADASHPEALELAGIGRARMVAFTFPAVELTKSAVPHVREHNPSIVIFGRAKFAAEIAELEELEIKVIHDERESAISMIDAARSVYQRVDLSDEDIREIVDGGK; encoded by the coding sequence ATGCTTGCTTTTTCGCTCCTTGCCGCGGGTGCGGCAGACGTTTCGCCGCTGTTCGGCGTCCTCAGCATGGTGCTTTTGCTCGCCGTGCTGATGTCGCTGCTGCTCGCGAAGCTGAAACAGAATTTCCTCATCGGCTACCTGATCTGCGGGATCATCATCGCGAACACTTCCCTGCTCGGGTCTTTCGGGACTCACAATACGGAGATGGACGGGGTGATCGCGCACCTCGCAGAGATGGGCGTCATCTTGCTGATGTTCACTCTGGGGGTCGAGTTCTCGCTCGGGGAGTTCAAGCATCTGTGGCGGGTCTCGCTGATCGGCGGCGGCATCCAGGTGGGCACCATATCGGCGATCGGCGGAGCCATCGCGTGGTTTTGCGGGATCCGGCCTCCGGCAGAAGTCGTGGTGCTGGCGGTCTCCGTGGCGCTGAGTTCCACCGCGGTGGCGATGAAATCCTTCCAAGACATGGGGCAGCCGAACAACCCCAGCGCCCGAACCGCGCTCGCGATCGCGCTCTTCGATGACATCGTGGTGATCCTCTTCCTCCTGATCCTGCCCGGACTCTATGGAAAAGGGGAGGGATCCGTGGCGGCGGAAATCGCGATCGCAGTGGGGAAGGGGATACTCTTCCTCGGCGGCACGCTCTTGCTCGGACGCTATGGCATCACGCCCCTGCTCCATGCCGTGGCTCGCACCCGCAGCGGGGAGCTGTTCACCCTGTCCGTCGTGGCCCTTTGCTCGGGGGTTGCGGTGCTCGGTGCCCTCCTCGGCCTTTCACCCGCCCTGGGTGCCTTCGCGGCGGGCCTCGTAGTGAGCGAGTCGATCTACCGACACCGCATCATGGCAGACATCATGCCCTTCAAGGACCTCTTCCTGGCGATCTTCTTCGTTTCGGTGGGCCTGCAGATCAACCTCGGCGCGATGATGTCGGATTGGGTCCGGATCCTCGGATTCAGCATCCTGATCCTGCTGGTGAAGGGAACGATCGCCTTCAGCGTCGCGCGGCTTTTCAAGCTGCCCCTCCGGCCTGCCTTGCTCACCGGCGCAGCGCTTTCCAGCTCCGGTGAATTCTCGCTGGTGCTCCTGGGCAAGGCCGCCGACTACCGTCCGGCGGATCCCTACGTGCAGCAGCTCCTGTTGTGCTGCGCCGCCCTGACCATGGCGGTGGTTCCGCTGCTGATGCGTGGTAGCGGTCGCTTCGGGCACGTGCTGGAAAAGGCCGGCTTCTTCACCGCGAAAAAGAAACCGGTTGCGGAAAATCTCACGCCCACCCACGTCATCAAGGAGATCTCCGATCACGCCGTGATCTGCGGCTACGGACCCGTGGGCAAGGCTCTGAACGAGGCACTGAAGCGTTCAGGGGTGGACACCCTGATCATGGAGCTGAATTCCGATACCGTCCGCGCCCTCAAGGCGGCCGGGCAGCCGGTGCTCTTCGCCGACGCCTCGCACCCGGAAGCCCTCGAACTCGCCGGCATCGGGCGCGCAAGGATGGTCGCCTTCACCTTTCCGGCAGTAGAGCTGACCAAATCGGCAGTGCCTCATGTGCGGGAACACAATCCATCGATCGTGATTTTCGGCCGTGCGAAATTCGCCGCTGAGATTGCAGAACTCGAGGAACTCGAGATCAAGGTCATCCACGACGAGCGGGAAAGCGCGATCTCAATGATCGATGCGGCACGCAGTGTTTATCAGCGGGTTGACCTCTCGGATGAAGACATCCGGGAAATCGTGGACGGCGGCAAATAG
- a CDS encoding TonB-dependent receptor has translation MSTSSRLLFASPLLLGLPAFAQSADLLQPATTLDEMVVTASPADRTLFQQVQPVTVLGGEDLQLNLQPTLGETLSREPGVSSTYFGPGASRPIIRGLGDDRVRVLQNGTSVLDVSNVSPDHAVATDPLTVRAIEVVRGPATLLYGPNTIGGVVNMIDDRIPDERFNGKWPSGHFASAFGSADDSESLSGALTFGKGPLVFHLDGFSRETDDLEIPGFARSTRLRATEPLAPGEVEPYGTLPNSATESKGAGLGASYVWDQGYFGLSYSGIDSLYGTVAEPDVTIDLRQRRWDFRGAFRQPTSWIKEIDYKIGHSDYAHTEFEGAERGTEFLIEGYNGRIELLHEKLGIFEGAFGIETQHSDFSALGEEAFLPSVENDVNSVFLFEEVPLNENTRLQFGARYDRQTNETDPNPAFGPGLDRDFNAFSTSAGLVYNPLPDYAVALSLAYTQRPPTYVELFANGPHVATGTYEIGDPNLDTEDSFSIDLSVRKKAGRVTGSAGVFYYRFDKFISLAPTGSDFTDPDNGETIPIYAYDAVGADFYGGEIEATVHLLEPALAEEAADAKSAAPAAKASQRLDLILRADYTHAENRDTNEALPRIPPFRSSAALEYQIDRWAARLEGEYAAHQDRHDVNELPTDSYFLINAALSYSLPIGDVDTTFYVKGVNLTDEEARQSTSILKDIAPLAGRGVVAGVRAEF, from the coding sequence ATGAGCACATCCTCACGCCTCCTTTTCGCCTCCCCGCTTCTTCTCGGACTTCCTGCCTTTGCTCAATCGGCCGACCTCCTTCAACCCGCCACCACGCTGGATGAAATGGTCGTCACCGCCTCGCCCGCTGACCGGACGCTTTTCCAACAGGTTCAGCCGGTCACCGTGCTGGGCGGTGAGGATCTGCAACTCAATCTACAGCCAACCCTCGGCGAAACGCTTAGCCGGGAGCCCGGCGTGAGTTCCACCTACTTCGGTCCCGGGGCCAGCCGTCCCATTATCCGCGGCTTGGGCGATGACCGGGTGCGCGTCCTTCAGAATGGCACCTCGGTGCTGGATGTATCGAACGTCAGTCCGGATCACGCGGTCGCGACCGATCCCCTGACGGTTCGCGCGATTGAGGTGGTGCGTGGACCCGCGACGTTGCTCTACGGCCCCAATACCATCGGCGGCGTGGTGAACATGATCGATGACCGGATCCCCGACGAGCGCTTCAACGGCAAGTGGCCCTCCGGTCATTTCGCGAGCGCCTTCGGCTCTGCGGATGATTCCGAATCGCTCTCCGGTGCCCTTACCTTCGGCAAGGGGCCCTTGGTTTTTCACCTCGATGGCTTCAGCCGTGAAACCGACGATCTTGAAATACCCGGCTTCGCCCGGTCCACGCGACTCCGCGCCACCGAGCCCCTGGCGCCCGGCGAGGTCGAGCCCTATGGCACACTTCCTAACAGTGCCACCGAGTCCAAGGGTGCGGGCCTCGGAGCCTCCTACGTGTGGGACCAAGGCTACTTCGGCTTGTCCTATTCCGGCATCGATTCGCTCTACGGCACGGTGGCCGAACCGGACGTCACGATCGATCTCCGCCAGCGCCGCTGGGATTTCCGCGGAGCCTTCCGCCAGCCCACGTCATGGATCAAGGAAATCGACTACAAGATCGGCCACTCCGACTATGCCCACACCGAGTTCGAAGGCGCTGAACGAGGCACTGAATTCCTGATCGAAGGCTATAACGGCCGCATCGAGCTACTTCATGAAAAACTCGGGATCTTCGAGGGTGCCTTCGGCATCGAGACCCAACACAGCGACTTCTCCGCACTCGGCGAAGAGGCATTCCTGCCTTCGGTAGAGAACGATGTGAACTCGGTCTTTCTCTTCGAAGAAGTTCCGCTCAATGAGAACACCCGCCTGCAATTCGGAGCTCGCTATGACCGCCAAACGAACGAGACGGATCCGAATCCAGCCTTCGGTCCCGGGCTTGACCGGGACTTCAATGCCTTCAGCACTTCAGCGGGCCTCGTCTACAATCCCCTGCCCGACTACGCGGTCGCCCTGTCGCTCGCCTATACCCAGCGCCCGCCGACCTACGTCGAACTTTTCGCAAACGGCCCGCACGTCGCCACCGGGACCTATGAGATCGGGGATCCGAATCTCGATACCGAGGACTCTTTCTCCATCGATCTCTCCGTGAGAAAAAAAGCCGGTCGGGTCACGGGAAGCGCTGGGGTCTTCTACTACCGCTTCGACAAATTCATCAGCCTGGCGCCCACCGGAAGCGATTTCACCGATCCGGACAACGGCGAGACCATTCCGATCTATGCTTACGATGCCGTGGGGGCTGACTTCTACGGTGGGGAAATCGAAGCGACGGTTCACTTGCTCGAGCCGGCTCTGGCGGAAGAAGCCGCAGACGCCAAGTCCGCAGCACCGGCTGCGAAGGCAAGCCAGCGACTGGATCTCATCCTGCGAGCGGACTACACCCATGCTGAGAATCGCGATACCAACGAAGCTCTGCCACGCATCCCTCCTTTCCGGAGCTCGGCTGCGCTGGAATACCAGATCGATCGCTGGGCCGCTCGTCTGGAAGGCGAGTATGCCGCCCATCAGGACCGGCATGACGTGAATGAACTCCCGACCGATTCCTACTTTCTCATCAATGCCGCGCTGAGCTACAGCCTCCCGATCGGAGATGTGGATACCACCTTCTATGTGAAAGGGGTGAACCTCACCGACGAAGAAGCCCGCCAGAGCACCTCGATTCTCAAGGACATCGCGCCGCTTGCGGGGCGCGGTGTGGTAGCCGGCGTAAGAGCGGAATTCTGA
- a CDS encoding aldehyde dehydrogenase (NADP(+)): MKSTLSGTSVIGYSRGSGNEPAGQAVHAASGAKLEPIYLSATTDEVNQAVELAATAFPAYSAISGKERAAFLRAIATEIEGVADDLAERGALETGLPDGRLRGETGRTTGQLRLFASLIEEGSWVDARIERAQPDRQPLPKPDIRSMLKPLGPVAVFCASNFPLAFSVAGGDTAAALASGCPVVVIAHHAHPGVAEIVGQAVLRAALSTSMPEGVFSLLYGGGPLVGIPVVQHPAIQAVGFTGSRRGGLALMDAAANRPQPIPVYAEMSSVNPVVILPGALERGEAALAEAFFNSLTLGVGQFCTNPGLVFLPDGCGLVFLERLKELLGTSMPGTMLHDGIREAYVDSVNAVAKTVGVETVGRSAAPGAAGQAAAAVFSVSVRRFLEEDLLQDEIFGPAAIIVRGTLGEIEATIPELEGQLTATIHGTDEELAANAPLVAALAAKAGRVIFNAFPTGVEVCHSMVHGGPYPSTSDGRSTSVGTMSILRFVRAVCYQGFPDACLAPELQDANPLGIWRMVDGERGS, encoded by the coding sequence ATGAAATCCACGCTCTCCGGAACCTCGGTCATCGGCTACTCGCGCGGCAGCGGCAATGAGCCTGCGGGCCAAGCGGTGCATGCCGCCAGCGGTGCCAAGCTCGAGCCCATCTACCTCTCCGCCACCACCGATGAGGTGAACCAGGCGGTCGAGCTGGCCGCCACCGCATTTCCTGCCTACTCGGCGATTTCCGGAAAGGAGCGCGCCGCGTTCCTGAGGGCGATCGCTACGGAGATCGAAGGCGTGGCAGATGACTTGGCGGAGCGCGGCGCTCTGGAAACGGGGCTGCCGGACGGGCGCTTGCGTGGCGAGACCGGACGCACCACGGGACAGCTCCGTTTGTTCGCATCGCTTATCGAGGAAGGCTCATGGGTGGATGCACGGATTGAGCGCGCACAGCCGGATCGCCAGCCCCTGCCGAAGCCGGACATCCGCTCCATGCTGAAGCCACTCGGTCCGGTCGCGGTCTTTTGCGCTAGCAACTTTCCCTTGGCCTTTTCGGTCGCCGGTGGCGATACCGCGGCGGCTCTTGCCTCGGGTTGCCCGGTGGTGGTGATCGCTCATCATGCTCATCCCGGGGTGGCGGAGATCGTGGGACAGGCGGTGCTTCGTGCTGCCCTGTCCACGAGCATGCCGGAGGGCGTCTTCTCGCTGCTTTACGGCGGCGGTCCCTTGGTTGGTATTCCGGTGGTTCAGCATCCCGCGATCCAAGCGGTGGGCTTCACCGGATCCCGCAGGGGTGGGCTCGCGCTGATGGATGCCGCAGCCAATCGACCTCAGCCGATCCCGGTGTATGCCGAGATGAGCTCGGTGAATCCGGTGGTGATTTTGCCCGGCGCATTGGAGCGTGGCGAAGCTGCCCTTGCGGAAGCGTTCTTCAATTCACTCACCTTGGGTGTTGGCCAGTTCTGCACGAATCCGGGCTTGGTCTTCCTTCCGGATGGCTGTGGCTTGGTTTTTCTGGAACGCCTGAAGGAGCTGCTTGGCACCTCCATGCCGGGAACGATGCTTCACGATGGAATTCGTGAGGCCTACGTGGACTCGGTCAATGCGGTCGCGAAGACGGTCGGCGTGGAAACCGTGGGACGAAGTGCCGCGCCGGGTGCTGCCGGGCAAGCCGCAGCAGCAGTGTTTTCGGTTTCGGTGCGCCGCTTCTTGGAAGAGGACCTGCTCCAAGACGAGATCTTCGGTCCCGCGGCCATCATCGTTCGCGGCACCCTCGGCGAGATCGAGGCCACGATCCCCGAGCTGGAAGGTCAGCTCACGGCGACCATTCACGGCACCGACGAGGAACTCGCGGCCAATGCCCCGCTGGTGGCTGCCCTTGCCGCGAAGGCCGGACGCGTGATCTTCAATGCTTTTCCCACGGGTGTGGAAGTCTGCCACAGCATGGTCCACGGTGGCCCGTATCCCTCGACCTCCGATGGCCGTAGTACCTCGGTCGGCACCATGTCGATCCTGCGCTTCGTCCGTGCCGTCTGCTACCAGGGCTTCCCGGATGCCTGCCTCGCTCCGGAGCTCCAGGATGCCAATCCGCTGGGCATCTGGCGGATGGTCGACGGTGAGCGTGGAAGCTAG
- the zigA gene encoding zinc metallochaperone GTPase ZigA, with product MPKLPVTVLSGFLGAGKTTLLNHILRNREGKRVAVIVNDMSSVNIDAELVRASGAALSHTEEKMVEMTNGCICCTLREDLLLEVGKLAREGRFDHLLIESTGVSEPMPVAETFTFTDEHGRSLGDVAEIDTMVTVVDALNFLRDYLSDESLSSRGESAGEGDERTIVDLLSDQIEFADVILLNKADLISAEERYSVHGMIRALNPRAKIHETVNSEIPIAEVMGTGLFDLKQAEQHKGWLDSLVEHTPETEEYGISNFVYERRTPFHPERFYKLLQQEWPGVIRSKGVFWLASRLKMAGYWSQAGAVARHQCAGHFWAAVPRDHWPQDTRHIDRVWMDPNGDCRQEIVLIGTKMDREALTTMLDGALLTPEEYALPEKQWPKRFKDPFPRWKMAVAGW from the coding sequence ATGCCTAAGCTACCTGTCACCGTCCTTTCCGGCTTCCTCGGAGCCGGTAAAACCACGCTCCTCAATCACATTCTTCGGAACCGCGAGGGCAAACGAGTCGCCGTCATCGTCAATGACATGAGCTCGGTGAACATCGATGCCGAGTTGGTCCGCGCCAGCGGCGCGGCCCTGTCCCACACCGAGGAGAAGATGGTCGAGATGACCAATGGCTGCATCTGCTGCACCCTTCGCGAGGATCTTTTGCTGGAAGTCGGCAAGCTCGCGCGGGAGGGGCGCTTCGATCACCTGCTCATCGAGTCCACGGGAGTCAGCGAGCCGATGCCAGTCGCGGAGACTTTTACCTTCACTGATGAGCATGGCCGCTCACTGGGCGACGTGGCGGAGATTGATACGATGGTTACCGTAGTCGACGCGCTTAATTTCCTGCGCGACTACCTTTCCGATGAAAGCCTGAGCAGCCGCGGTGAAAGCGCCGGGGAAGGGGATGAGCGGACCATTGTCGATCTGCTCAGCGACCAGATCGAGTTCGCCGATGTCATCCTGCTCAACAAGGCCGACCTGATCTCTGCGGAAGAGCGGTACTCGGTCCATGGCATGATTCGCGCGCTGAACCCGCGTGCGAAGATCCATGAAACGGTGAACTCCGAAATTCCAATCGCCGAGGTAATGGGTACGGGCCTTTTCGATCTCAAGCAGGCGGAGCAACACAAGGGCTGGCTCGATTCACTGGTCGAGCACACCCCGGAGACCGAGGAATACGGGATCTCGAATTTCGTCTACGAGCGCCGCACTCCCTTTCACCCTGAGCGATTCTACAAGCTGCTTCAGCAGGAGTGGCCCGGCGTGATCCGTTCGAAAGGAGTCTTCTGGCTCGCGAGTCGCCTGAAAATGGCGGGCTACTGGTCGCAGGCAGGCGCAGTCGCCCGGCACCAGTGCGCGGGGCACTTCTGGGCTGCCGTCCCACGTGATCATTGGCCGCAGGATACCCGTCACATCGACCGTGTCTGGATGGATCCCAATGGCGATTGCCGGCAGGAAATCGTGCTGATCGGCACGAAGATGGACCGGGAGGCGCTCACCACGATGCTGGACGGAGCATTGCTCACTCCGGAGGAATACGCCCTCCCTGAAAAGCAGTGGCCGAAGCGTTTCAAGGACCCTTTCCCCCGCTGGAAGATGGCCGTGGCGGGCTGGTAG
- a CDS encoding AraC family transcriptional regulator produces the protein MTPAARLRRSFFDSLDGMPPVDSLFDAVPDIVFFVKDAHGRYMAVNGTLAERCGLPDKESAIGLTAEELFPPPLGEGFAAQDQEILKTGTGIRDHLELHLYAGGRRGWCLTFKEPVRAKDGRVIGVCGISRDLHGPSDRQEDFAAMSRAIDHIHKHFDEPLRLPQLAEMAGLSVYQFDQRIRSLFHVTAGQYLVKVRIDAACDRLAQTNEVIAQIALSCGYSDQSAFSRQFKQAVGISPLAYRKKMQGA, from the coding sequence ATGACACCCGCAGCCCGACTTCGCAGGAGCTTTTTCGATTCGCTGGACGGCATGCCGCCGGTGGACAGCCTTTTCGACGCGGTGCCGGACATCGTGTTCTTCGTGAAGGACGCCCATGGCCGCTACATGGCGGTGAATGGCACGCTGGCGGAACGTTGCGGCCTGCCTGACAAGGAGTCCGCCATCGGACTGACGGCCGAGGAGCTTTTCCCACCGCCGCTGGGCGAGGGCTTCGCCGCCCAAGACCAAGAGATCCTGAAAACCGGCACCGGCATTCGCGATCACCTCGAGCTGCACCTTTACGCCGGCGGCCGCCGCGGCTGGTGCCTGACCTTCAAGGAACCGGTGCGGGCGAAAGATGGACGTGTCATCGGTGTCTGCGGTATTTCCCGGGACCTTCACGGGCCGAGTGACCGACAGGAGGACTTCGCCGCGATGTCGAGGGCGATCGATCACATCCACAAGCACTTCGACGAGCCGCTGCGCCTGCCCCAACTCGCGGAAATGGCCGGGCTTTCGGTCTATCAATTCGACCAGCGGATCCGCTCCCTCTTCCACGTGACCGCGGGGCAATATCTGGTGAAGGTGCGCATTGATGCCGCCTGCGACCGCCTCGCACAGACGAACGAAGTCATCGCGCAGATCGCGCTGAGCTGCGGTTATTCGGACCAATCCGCCTTTTCCCGGCAGTTCAAGCAAGCTGTGGGGATCAGCCCCTTGGC
- a CDS encoding proline racemase family protein — protein sequence MSSPRLRVIDSHTEGEPTRVVIEGGPNLGTGTLAEKARRLRDEHDWLRSAVCNEPRGHEAMVGALLVEPHAPDCCCGVIFFNNVSTLNMCIHGTIGLAVTLAHLGRIGPGEHRIDTPVGVVVAHLHQNGSVTVANVPSYRLAADVEVEVPEWGTVCGDISWGGNWFFLIEDQGPKVEFKNLESLTAFTWAVRQALETQGITGENGMEIDHIESFGPPADPALADSRNFVLCPGKAYDRSPCGTGTSAKLASLHAAGKLKPGQIWRQASILDTVFQGEVEELPDGRVIPLVTGRAWVNGESVYYFDPSDPFLHGIPAPL from the coding sequence ATGAGTTCCCCGCGCCTGCGTGTCATCGACTCCCATACTGAAGGTGAGCCTACCCGTGTTGTCATCGAAGGCGGGCCGAATCTCGGCACCGGCACCTTGGCGGAAAAGGCCCGCCGCCTGAGGGATGAGCATGACTGGCTGCGCAGCGCCGTCTGCAATGAACCGCGTGGCCACGAGGCCATGGTCGGTGCTCTGCTAGTGGAGCCTCACGCGCCGGACTGCTGCTGCGGGGTGATCTTTTTCAATAACGTCTCCACCCTGAACATGTGCATCCACGGCACGATCGGTCTTGCCGTGACCTTGGCCCACCTCGGGCGGATCGGCCCCGGAGAGCATCGGATCGATACCCCGGTGGGCGTGGTCGTGGCGCATCTCCATCAGAATGGCTCGGTCACCGTGGCGAACGTGCCCAGCTATCGCCTCGCTGCCGATGTGGAGGTGGAAGTGCCGGAGTGGGGGACCGTGTGCGGTGACATCTCTTGGGGCGGCAATTGGTTCTTCCTGATCGAGGATCAGGGCCCGAAGGTGGAGTTCAAGAATCTTGAATCCCTCACCGCCTTCACCTGGGCAGTTCGCCAAGCTCTCGAAACACAAGGCATCACCGGCGAGAACGGGATGGAGATCGATCACATCGAGTCCTTCGGCCCTCCTGCCGATCCCGCGCTGGCGGATAGCCGGAACTTCGTCCTCTGTCCCGGCAAGGCTTATGACCGCTCGCCCTGTGGCACCGGCACCAGCGCGAAGCTGGCCAGCCTGCATGCAGCGGGAAAGCTCAAGCCTGGCCAGATCTGGCGGCAGGCCAGCATTCTCGACACCGTTTTCCAGGGAGAAGTGGAGGAGCTTCCCGATGGCAGGGTCATCCCGCTCGTCACCGGGCGTGCCTGGGTCAATGGCGAGTCCGTCTATTACTTCGATCCCTCCGATCCTTTCCTCCACGGCATCCCCGCACCTCTCTAA